The stretch of DNA TATTATTTAAAATATAATTAAAAAGGTTTTAGGAATTAATATTTGAGAAAAGTTTCTCCAGATTTAATTCCTAAAGCCAATTCTTCTAAATTAGTGGTTTCAAGCATATTTGATAATGCATTTCTGATATCTTTAAATTTATCATGAACAGGGCAAGGATGATCTTCCGAGCAATGAGAAAGTCCAATACCACATCCTTTAAAAACAGCATCGCCATCTATCGCACTTACAATTTGAGATAAATAAATGTTTGAAATTCTTTTTTTAGGAATATAAAATCCTCCATTTACTCCTTTAGCCGAATCTATAATTCCTTCTTTTACAACTAATTGCAAAATTTTTGCAGTAAACGCTTGTGGAGAATCTATTTCTTTTGAAATATCAATAAAACCTACTTTTTTATCTTCTAAAGATTGTTTAGCAATAAAAATACATGCTTTTATAGCATAATTACAAGATTTTGAAAACATAAATTTTATTACTTTTTATCTATTGTTATTTCGTAAAATTAAGAATTTATCTTTTTCCAAGATTTAATAAATAGATAAATAACAAAATATCCTAAAGTAAACATTAAAATTGTTCCA from Flavobacterium haoranii encodes:
- a CDS encoding RrF2 family transcriptional regulator, translating into MFSKSCNYAIKACIFIAKQSLEDKKVGFIDISKEIDSPQAFTAKILQLVVKEGIIDSAKGVNGGFYIPKKRISNIYLSQIVSAIDGDAVFKGCGIGLSHCSEDHPCPVHDKFKDIRNALSNMLETTNLEELALGIKSGETFLKY